The genomic stretch ACCGACGCGCCGACGTTTTCCTTGCTGTTCATCGTGAACACCATCACTCTCTCCTCGCCGCAGCTCGAGAATATTCCGTCCATGAAGTTGAGGACTCCAGAGAGGCTCAGCGCCGTCGATTTATCCTCCAGATGGCGGTCGAGATCCTCGATCACCAGCAGCGACTTCTTCGTCGTTTGGAGGAGGAGGTACTTCAAATCGGCGTCGTTTCGCACCTTGTGGAGGTTGATCTCGTACACGTCGTAGCTGAGGAACTTCGCCATCGCGGCGATGAATGTTGATTTGCCCGTCCCCGCCGCACCGTACAGCAGGTAGCTCCGCTTCCAGACGCGGCCTAATCGGTGGTAATACTGCCTGGACTTCAAAAAGTTCTCTAAATCCGATTTGATTTTCGATTTCAGATCCGCGTCCATCACCATCGTCTCCATCGTCGCCGGATGTGTGAACGAGGTCGACCTCCACCGCCCGTTCCTCTCCGTTCCGTCGTCTGCGTTGACGAACAGCCTCACCTCCTTCAGCTTCTGCTCAATCTCATCAAACGTCTGGTGAATATGCTGCAAATACTGCACCAAAACCCTCCGCTTATCGTTCTTCCTGATCTTCAGCACCAGCGACTTCTCGCCCTCTCTCTCGCCGTTTTCGCTCCTCCAAAAAACTCTGGCGCCGAGGAATTGATCAGTCACGATTTGATTCTCGTCGAGAACCAGATTGATTTCAGTCGGCTTGGTGCCGGAGAAGAGGTTCGCGAAATCTGAATCCTCGACGGACGGCAGAGAATTCAGGTACGTGCTAACCTTTCGGTACAATTGATTCTCCTGCATGTTTTCGTTGAATTTCGGCACCTTGTAAAACTGGTAGACATAGCACTTCTCCTGCAGCCAACGCCATACTCTCTTCAACGAGTGGATTAAACTTGTTCTAGACAAGAACTTCGAAACCACTCCCAGAAAAACGATAGACAAAATAAGTATACCGAAATTCACGAAACTAAACATGGCGTAAACGAAA from Salvia splendens isolate huo1 chromosome 4, SspV2, whole genome shotgun sequence encodes the following:
- the LOC121798345 gene encoding AAA-ATPase At2g46620-like; amino-acid sequence: MFSFVNFGILILSIVFLGVVSKFLSRTSLIHSLKRVWRWLQEKCYVYQFYKVPKFNENMQENQLYRKVSTYLNSLPSVEDSDFANLFSGTKPTEINLVLDENQIVTDQFLGARVFWRSENGEREGEKSLVLKIRKNDKRRVLVQYLQHIHQTFDEIEQKLKEVRLFVNADDGTERNGRWRSTSFTHPATMETMVMDADLKSKIKSDLENFLKSRQYYHRLGRVWKRSYLLYGAAGTGKSTFIAAMAKFLSYDVYEINLHKVRNDADLKYLLLQTTKKSLLVIEDLDRHLEDKSTALSLSGVLNFMDGIFSSCGEERVMVFTMNSKENVGASVLRPGRIDVHINFPLCDFSAFKNLANSHLGLKEHKLFPQVEEIFQTGATLSQAEIGEIMISNRGSPSRALKTVITALQGNLASRVGKRLSGSGSGRTQEEPEEAVKEGQNGILHPMKDIKNFYGLLRNRSSRKASMDKFEIDLNDRENSAHGA